The sequence GGACAGACAGGTCTGAACTTTTTTACAGAATACCCTTTTGTGAATAACACTCTCGGAAATTACGATAGAAGCGGCGATGGAGAATTTGATTCCAGCTATGTATTCCGTTTTAAAGGAAACAATGTTCTGGATACTGAACAACAGACCGGCCTGCAGGGAACCATCAGTTTAAATGGACCCACCGGCAATGTTACAGTGAATTATTATCCAACCGACAGAGTGTCCGATATTGTTGACAGAATAAACAACTCTGGAGCCGAGGTCAAAGCTCTTATCAATCGAGATGGGAAACACCTGTTAAAAGCCAGCGCTGCCGAAGACATGAATAACCCTGACTTTGTTATCCGCCATGTGGAGGATTCAGGGCAGTTCCTCTCTGGTTACACCGGAATCCTCAGCGGTAGTGGACCGGATAACGCCTATGACTGGGAACAGGCAGATGCAGTTCTTGGTTTACGGGATGTAGAGTACGCTGTTGCACCATTTTCCCTTTCTGCCGGGTGGGTGGGTATCAATAAAGCCCTTCAGGCCGATCCATCGGCCATTGCCTCGGGATACGGTATCAGCGGCAGAGAAGGGCTGCCGGGAGACGGTAGTGCGGCTCTTGAAATCGCTACATTAAGAAATAAAGCTGTTATGGTAGGACCCAGCAGCACTTTTGATGACTATTTTGCCGAAACAGTGGCTTCCATAGGACTCAAAGGTGAAGTCGCTCAGCAGGCCAATGAATCTCAGCAACTGGTTATGAAAGAGTTAAAAGATTTTCAATCGTCCATCTCGGGAGTCAACATGGATGAAGAAATAGCCGAAATGATTAAGTTTCAGCACGGATATAATGCAACAGCCCGATTTGTGAATGAGATAAACGATATGCTGGATACCATTATAAACAGAATGGGAGTGTAATAAATGAGAAGAATCAGTACAAATATGCCTAATGCGGATTTACAGTACCAAATGCGTCTGCGTGACTTTAAACTGAATGAAATGCAGTCGGGAATCGGAAGCAGCCGACGATTGAACAATCTGAGAGATGACCCTATCGCCGCTGCCCATTCAACACGTTACTCTTCTCATTTGACTCATCTGGAAAGGTACAGTAAAAATGTGGGCACCGCCCAGGGTGAATACTCTCTGGCCGAAACGTCAATAAATCAGTCTGTCCAGGTTGTTCAGAGGCTCAGAGAGTTGGCTGTTCAGGGTAGTAACGGTACCTATGCCAAAGAAGATATGAATTTTATGGCGACTGAAGTCAATGAGTTGCTCAAGGAGCTTGTCAGCATGGGGAATACCATAAGTGCTGACGGCAGATCGCTTTTTGGTGGTAATGACACCATGAATGATCCTTTCGTAAGCTTGAAAGGCAGAGTCCCCGGCATCGAAGGGGCCGTCATTTCAGAAGTAAGATATGCTGGAAACATTGTTGCCAATCAGACAGAAATATCAGAAGGATCAAGAATTGATCTGAATTTTGTAGGAAATAAAGTCTTCTGGGCGGAAGATCAGCAGTTGTTTGCACAACGGGATGCCCTTGATTATGTTGTGACCCAGGACAGCAGTTTTTCAATTGACGGGAAAGATATAAACCTGAAAATAGGGGATAACATCCATGGGATCATTTCCAAGATCAATGATAGTGATCTGGCGGTCAAGGCTTCTTTGGATCCTGTAACCAACAGCCTGACATTGGAAACCACAGTGCCCCACCAGATCTGGATTGATGAACCCGTGGACAACAGGGTCTTGAAAGATATTGGCATTCTTTCAGAAACCGGGAGCAGACCTCCGGAGAACCTCCACAAAGATGTTGTGACAGGAGGAGGTTCCTTGTTTGACATGGTCATCGGTTTGAGAGACAGTCTGCTGGCTGGCGATCAGGAAGCCGTCGGAGGACGTATTTTGGGAGGCATCGATAACTCTCTGAATAATCTTTTAAATAACATTTCAGATTTGGGAGCAAGAAATGAAAGGCTTGATCATACATTTGCCAGACTGGACAGCGAAAAGCTGAACGTCCAGGCCATAAATTCTCAGCTGACTGACCTGGATATGACAGAAGCAATTACCAATCTTAAAATGCTGGAATATACACAGAAAGCAGCCTATCAGTCTGCTTCTAAAATTCTCCAATCAAATCTAATGGACTTTTTGAGGTAATCATGCAGATTTATACTAAAGCATATGGTGAAGTAGAAATTGATGACAGGCAGGTTATTAACTTTCCAAATGGCCTATTCGGATTTGAAACCCTCAGAAAATTTGCCCTGCTGGATGCCACTCAGCAGCCTTTTTACTGGATACAATCTCTTGATGTTGAACAGGTTGCCTTTGTATTGATCAAACCTGTTATTTTCAGACCAGACTATAAGCCGGGACTCATGTCTTCTGATCTCGAGCAGTTAGGCCTTAAAAATACTAATGAAGAAGATGCCCTCGTTTTCAGTATTGTTACATTTCTGGATGATAAACAGACCATGACAGCCAACCTCCAGGGTCCGGTCATCATCAATCGGCATAAACGAATTGGCAGACAGTGTATTTCGACGGATTCCAGATGGCAGACAAGGCATAACATTGCGGAAGAACTGGCCAATCAGAGGAAGAACTTATGCTGATATTATCCAGAAAGAAAGATGAGAGTATAATCATTGGAGATAACATCATCATATCTGTTGTAGATATTAAGGGTGATCAGGTCAAATTGGGAATTGCAGCACCGGGAGATGTAAAAGTTTACAGGCAGGAAGTTTATAAGGCTATTCAGGAAGAAAACAGGGCAGCAGCTGCCGTCAGTAGTATTCCCGAGAATCTGTTGCTGGATGATCTATTTAAGAAGAAAAATTAGTCTTGTCTATTTGAAAATATGGCGTCAAAATCATCATGAATGGCGAGGAATAAATCCAATAGTTCAGGATCAAAATGAGTTTCTCTTCCTTTTTTCATAATACTGACTGATTTTTTATGACTGAAGGACTCTTTGTAACTCCGTTTTGAACGGAGCGCATCATACACATCGGCTATGCAGACAATCCGTGCACAAAGGGGAATCATCTCACCAAAAATACCATAGGGATAGCCGCTGCCGTCCCACTTTTCATGGTGTGAAAGGGCTATATCTTTAGCCATGGCTTTAGGATAGGTGCTGAGAATATAGGCTCCGTTCTTGGTATGTTCATTCATTATTTCCCGTTCCCAACCATCCAGGGGCCCGACTTTATTCAGAATATCATCGGGGGTTCCTATCTTTCCCACATCATGCATGGCGGCCAGAAAACCAATATCTTCAATATAATCATTATTGACAACTTCGTATCCACTTCTGCCTTTCAAATGTTCACACAATAAACGGGAATAGTCATTTACCCTTTCTATATGGTCACCCGTATCATTATCTTTGAGTTTTGAAGCTTCCAGGAGGCTTAAAAATGTTTTTTGCAAAAGGTCTTTATATTCATTTGTGATAATATCCCACTGAACCATATAGGCCAAAGGCTGAGACGCTTCATCATAGTGCAGCGGCTGTATCATAGCCCTGAGAAAACTATTACTCTTGGCCTCGCCAAAGGGAAAGAGTCTACCAGTCCATGAGTAGGAATTAAGAGGGTTTTCAAGATTGATTTTCAATGTCGCGCTAAGATTTATATCAGAATCAGAACGGAAAATTTCTGGTAGATGTTTATTGATCGATGATTTATCAAAAACAAGGTCCTTAATAAACTCCAGATTTGACCAAAGAATCTTTAAATCAATGTCAATCAGACAACTGGGAATGGGACTGTTTTTCAATCGGTCGATGGAAGTCCTGATCCATTGATTTTCAAGAAGGTAGGACGTTTCCTCATGCCTGTCCCTTTGAGGAAAAAGGGACCAGGGAAATATTATCATTTCATCTTCATCCAGGTCCTCCAGATCGAGAACCTCCTCCATCAATTCCATGGAACCTGATTCAAAATATGAGACACTTTCTTTGGGAGAATCTCTGAAATCAAAATGATCTTCCGGACGAGGATGTTTGTTCAATTATTATCTCCGTACAAGAGAATTTCAGCTTCACTTTTTCTCAAATATACCGGACCTGCATCTTCAGAGAAAGGTCCTTCATTCTGGAATCGAAGCATCCCGAGTTCCAGAAGTTGTCTGCTTTTTCCCTGGAAATAATTTCCATCTTTATATATGCCAGGCCTTTTCTCCTCAGAGATCATAGAGCAATCAGGTCCGGTGAATAGAATCCTTTCATATTCCTGCAGTATTTCAAATAAATCGTCTTCTGATAGATCCAATGGGCCCATGATATTTTTTCCACCGACAAAGAGTGCACAATAATATCTTTTTTTTCGGGCATCTAATATAGGGACAACCACACCATGGAAATAGCCATAACCGTAGGCCATATAGTCTGTTGTTTTTACCGCAGTGTAGGGGATTCCCAGGCCATAGGACAGTCCCTTGACTGTTGACATTCCAATCCTTAATCCTGTAAAAGAACCCGGTCCCTCTGTACAGACCAGCAATTCCAGATCTTCCTTCTTGACCTTACCCTCATCGAGAATGAGTAGTATTGTATTCATAAGGTTTTCAGAATGCTTCAAACCATCCTGCAGTGTTATCTCAAACCAGGAATCTCCCTTCTTCAAACAGACGCTGAGAAGGGGAGAGGCTGTATCGACAGAAAGAACACAATTCACAATGTAATACCTTCCAGAATAATTTTTCTCATGCCATTTTCAATGATCTTTATTGATATGGACTTTCCTTTCTCAGGAAGATATTCCTGAATCCGTTCACTCCATTCAATGAGGGTTATGCCCTTGCCAAAAAGAAGATCATCGACACCCAGCATTTCAAACTCTTCGATTCCGCTGATTCTATACATATCCATATGATAAAGAGGAATCTTCCCCTCATATTCATATACTATAGTATATGTGGGGCTTGTAATAACATCTTTTATTCCAATAGATTTGGCAATTCCCTTGGTTATGGAAGTTTTTCCGGCTCCAAGATCACCCTTCAGAGCAACAATGTCGCCTGGTACAAGAGTTAATCCTATTTTTTCTCCCCATTGGAGGGTTTCTTCATAGCTGCTGCTCAGTAATTCTGTCAAAGGGTAAACCCCTCTCGGTCGATGCTGATTATTTCTTCTTTCAGTGACTTAATGATAGGAATCACTGGATAATCAATCATATCCAGTAGTTCCAGAAAAACATCCCGCTCACCAGTAGGCTTCATTTCTACAGTCGATTGAAATCTAATGCTCGTTCTCTTATCCGCAATCAGAGAAAAAGAAGCCACTCCTGTATATTCATTTCGATAATAAATAAGAGTGTCCTTTTTATTGATTTCGTCCATGCCAAGAAACTTCATTTTTTAAATCCACCTATATGCCATTATAATATTTTTAATTAATAGAGGACAATTAAATCATTCAAAATCATAAACATACTCATTGATCCGATTTAAATTTTTGCTGGAAGCTCTGGTGAACATGATATGTATTGAAGTATAAATTCTAGATTGTGACCTGGTGTCAACTATTTTTCCGTAGGTAACAACAGGGCTTCCCTTCATGGGCTCAAAACTGAGTTTAATCAATTCTCCCTTATTCAAGGGTCTGGATGTTTGCAGAGAACATCCTCCGGCAGATAGATCAATGAGCGTGCCCATTCTTCCCATGTTTTTCTGTACGACTGCTTCCTTACGTTCCCGCTTGCCAATTCCAGTTATTTGAATCTTGATTGGAAAAAGATAACAGGGTCTTTTAATTGTTTTTCTTCTGAATTTACGATGATAGGCTCTGCTGATTTTATTAGAATGCTGAAGAAATACACTGGTGATTCCCTTGACAGAATTGTATCCCAGAACTTTGGAACTAAAGGTATACTCCTCTCCATCAGCACCCCAGATCAGTATATTAAGGCGTGTTCCCTTGCTCCACTTCACCTGAGATCCCCTTTTACCAACAGGGACCCGGGCACAGTAGAACTCCTTTAGATTCGCTGTGATGACCGAAGAATAACGGTTTCCATTATCCATTTTAAAGGTGACGTCCTGGCTGAGTTTGAGTTTTCTGGTATCTGTAATCTGATTTGTTTCTGCAAATACACGTTCAATCCGCTGCTTGATTCTATAAATATTAAGCTTTCTTTCTTCCACCACTGATGGCGGTGCTTCCATGTGTGTAATGTCTCTCAACGCCTGAGCCAGGGTATTGTTCAGTGTTCTTGTATTGCTGAGCAGAGCAAATGGTTTGCTGACATGGTAGACTTTTATAAAACTTTCGAGAAGGGCTATCTGTTTCTTGGATAATCCAATCCGAATTCCTTCTCTCCTGAATGCTCTTTTACTGTACCTTTTATTCTTATCATTCGAGCTATTGCTGATCTTGTTTCCAACGATAAGAAAGAGAAGGCTGATGCACATCACCGCTAAAAAAATAAGATTCTGCTTAGGATCTGATGGTGTAAATAATTGTCCCTTAAACCGGGAAGACTGTAAAAGAGTAATCAACATTTTTAGTATCCTTGGCTGTTTATGGATTCAAAAAAACGGGGAAAAGATTTCATTTTAGGCATAATTTCATACTCCATTAAATCACCCATAAGAACAAAGTCCTCTGATGTAAAAGCATCGGTGAGATCTTTCAGTATCCCTGAAATATCATTTATGTAAGCTTTTAGATCTTCATTATGATTCTCCTGGGTATCTTCAGGAAGGTATGTGTAAATTCTCAGTAATTTCTGAAAGAGTTCTGAAAAACAGATAATTACATCCATGGCATCTTTATCTTTACCAGTTTGAAGCAGGAGGGATACTTCCTCCATTCGGGGCATGAGGTTTACAATGGCGGCATAGCACTCTTTACCAGATTTAAAAGGATCCGTGACCTCATCCAGTCTACCCTGAATAACTGCTTCAAGCATTATAAATGCTTCCAG comes from Oceanispirochaeta sp. and encodes:
- a CDS encoding flagellar basal body rod C-terminal domain-containing protein, with protein sequence YLLMVEQIYNEPYDTSVRTLMVKFWDGWQELSVNPEEIPSRQAVLKQGESLIDGINSRYRRLNETRTMINDDVAVSVGEVNSLLKDISRLNEEIVKSKALGDHPNDLLDSRDLLVEKLSGYMNITVDNRDNDEFLVHTQGMHLIQGKQVHLLKAEPNPLNEGYYDITWEQTGKQADLRNGKLAALIELRDVDVRGEVQKLDMMTVNFTDMVNEVHSNAYSASGQTGLNFFTEYPFVNNTLGNYDRSGDGEFDSSYVFRFKGNNVLDTEQQTGLQGTISLNGPTGNVTVNYYPTDRVSDIVDRINNSGAEVKALINRDGKHLLKASAAEDMNNPDFVIRHVEDSGQFLSGYTGILSGSGPDNAYDWEQADAVLGLRDVEYAVAPFSLSAGWVGINKALQADPSAIASGYGISGREGLPGDGSAALEIATLRNKAVMVGPSSTFDDYFAETVASIGLKGEVAQQANESQQLVMKELKDFQSSISGVNMDEEIAEMIKFQHGYNATARFVNEINDMLDTIINRMGV
- a CDS encoding flagellar hook-associated protein 3, whose amino-acid sequence is MRRISTNMPNADLQYQMRLRDFKLNEMQSGIGSSRRLNNLRDDPIAAAHSTRYSSHLTHLERYSKNVGTAQGEYSLAETSINQSVQVVQRLRELAVQGSNGTYAKEDMNFMATEVNELLKELVSMGNTISADGRSLFGGNDTMNDPFVSLKGRVPGIEGAVISEVRYAGNIVANQTEISEGSRIDLNFVGNKVFWAEDQQLFAQRDALDYVVTQDSSFSIDGKDINLKIGDNIHGIISKINDSDLAVKASLDPVTNSLTLETTVPHQIWIDEPVDNRVLKDIGILSETGSRPPENLHKDVVTGGGSLFDMVIGLRDSLLAGDQEAVGGRILGGIDNSLNNLLNNISDLGARNERLDHTFARLDSEKLNVQAINSQLTDLDMTEAITNLKMLEYTQKAAYQSASKILQSNLMDFLR
- the fliW gene encoding flagellar assembly protein FliW; protein product: MQIYTKAYGEVEIDDRQVINFPNGLFGFETLRKFALLDATQQPFYWIQSLDVEQVAFVLIKPVIFRPDYKPGLMSSDLEQLGLKNTNEEDALVFSIVTFLDDKQTMTANLQGPVIINRHKRIGRQCISTDSRWQTRHNIAEELANQRKNLC
- the csrA gene encoding carbon storage regulator CsrA, with the protein product MLILSRKKDESIIIGDNIIISVVDIKGDQVKLGIAAPGDVKVYRQEVYKAIQEENRAAAAVSSIPENLLLDDLFKKKN
- a CDS encoding HD domain-containing phosphohydrolase, giving the protein MNKHPRPEDHFDFRDSPKESVSYFESGSMELMEEVLDLEDLDEDEMIIFPWSLFPQRDRHEETSYLLENQWIRTSIDRLKNSPIPSCLIDIDLKILWSNLEFIKDLVFDKSSINKHLPEIFRSDSDINLSATLKINLENPLNSYSWTGRLFPFGEAKSNSFLRAMIQPLHYDEASQPLAYMVQWDIITNEYKDLLQKTFLSLLEASKLKDNDTGDHIERVNDYSRLLCEHLKGRSGYEVVNNDYIEDIGFLAAMHDVGKIGTPDDILNKVGPLDGWEREIMNEHTKNGAYILSTYPKAMAKDIALSHHEKWDGSGYPYGIFGEMIPLCARIVCIADVYDALRSKRSYKESFSHKKSVSIMKKGRETHFDPELLDLFLAIHDDFDAIFSNRQD
- the tsaB gene encoding tRNA (adenosine(37)-N6)-threonylcarbamoyltransferase complex dimerization subunit type 1 TsaB: MNCVLSVDTASPLLSVCLKKGDSWFEITLQDGLKHSENLMNTILLILDEGKVKKEDLELLVCTEGPGSFTGLRIGMSTVKGLSYGLGIPYTAVKTTDYMAYGYGYFHGVVVPILDARKKRYYCALFVGGKNIMGPLDLSEDDLFEILQEYERILFTGPDCSMISEEKRPGIYKDGNYFQGKSRQLLELGMLRFQNEGPFSEDAGPVYLRKSEAEILLYGDNN
- the tsaE gene encoding tRNA (adenosine(37)-N6)-threonylcarbamoyltransferase complex ATPase subunit type 1 TsaE, encoding MTELLSSSYEETLQWGEKIGLTLVPGDIVALKGDLGAGKTSITKGIAKSIGIKDVITSPTYTIVYEYEGKIPLYHMDMYRISGIEEFEMLGVDDLLFGKGITLIEWSERIQEYLPEKGKSISIKIIENGMRKIILEGITL
- a CDS encoding PilZ domain-containing protein; the encoded protein is MLITLLQSSRFKGQLFTPSDPKQNLIFLAVMCISLLFLIVGNKISNSSNDKNKRYSKRAFRREGIRIGLSKKQIALLESFIKVYHVSKPFALLSNTRTLNNTLAQALRDITHMEAPPSVVEERKLNIYRIKQRIERVFAETNQITDTRKLKLSQDVTFKMDNGNRYSSVITANLKEFYCARVPVGKRGSQVKWSKGTRLNILIWGADGEEYTFSSKVLGYNSVKGITSVFLQHSNKISRAYHRKFRRKTIKRPCYLFPIKIQITGIGKRERKEAVVQKNMGRMGTLIDLSAGGCSLQTSRPLNKGELIKLSFEPMKGSPVVTYGKIVDTRSQSRIYTSIHIMFTRASSKNLNRINEYVYDFE